One Roseimaritima multifibrata DNA window includes the following coding sequences:
- the proS gene encoding proline--tRNA ligase: protein MAKAPQNAISPTRSEDYPEWYQQVIKAADMAEASPVRGCMVIKPWGYMLWENMQRALDDKFKETGHQNAYFPLLIPMSFLEKEAEHVEGFAKECAVVTHHRLEPDPNGGLRPAGPLEEPLIIRPTSETIIGASYAKWVQSWRDLPIKINQWANVLRWEMRTRLFLRTAEFLWQEGHTVHATAEEAIEETQMMVDVYAEFAEGWMAMPVIRGSKTAAERFPGAVDTLSIEAMMQDRKALQAGTSHFLGQNFSKAQQIQFQDHDGDLQYAWTTSWGVSTRLIGALIMTHSDDDGLVLPPRLAPTQVVLLPIYRDEQQRDYVLEYVHDLKKELQSQTMAGAPIRVDIDDRDMRGGEKKWYHVKRGVPIRVEVGPKDIAKQAAFVSRRDTGKSVPLGREELVESIGDLLADIQQELFDRALKHREDNSCKIDNEADFRAYFTPKNEDSPEPHGGFAYCYFAEEKDLEPLLKELKVTIRCIPQVNNDQPGKCFLTGKPAAKQGIFAKAY from the coding sequence ATGGCTAAGGCACCTCAAAACGCGATCTCCCCGACTCGGTCTGAAGATTACCCCGAATGGTATCAGCAGGTCATTAAGGCGGCGGACATGGCAGAAGCCTCGCCGGTGCGCGGCTGTATGGTGATCAAACCCTGGGGGTACATGCTCTGGGAAAATATGCAGCGTGCACTCGATGACAAGTTCAAGGAAACCGGCCATCAGAACGCCTATTTCCCGCTTCTCATTCCGATGAGCTTTTTGGAAAAAGAAGCCGAGCACGTCGAAGGGTTCGCCAAGGAATGTGCCGTGGTGACTCACCATCGACTGGAACCCGATCCAAACGGAGGCTTGCGTCCGGCAGGACCGCTGGAAGAGCCTTTGATCATTCGCCCTACCAGCGAAACGATTATTGGAGCCAGCTACGCAAAGTGGGTTCAAAGCTGGCGTGACCTGCCGATCAAAATCAACCAATGGGCCAACGTCCTCCGCTGGGAAATGCGGACTCGCTTGTTCCTGCGGACCGCAGAGTTTCTCTGGCAGGAAGGGCATACCGTCCATGCCACGGCTGAAGAAGCGATCGAAGAGACTCAGATGATGGTAGATGTCTATGCGGAGTTCGCTGAGGGCTGGATGGCGATGCCGGTGATCCGTGGATCAAAAACCGCGGCGGAGCGATTTCCTGGAGCCGTCGACACGCTTTCGATCGAAGCGATGATGCAGGATCGCAAAGCTTTGCAGGCTGGTACGAGTCACTTTTTGGGACAGAACTTCTCGAAGGCTCAGCAGATTCAGTTTCAAGATCACGACGGCGATCTGCAGTACGCCTGGACAACCAGCTGGGGCGTTTCGACTCGCTTGATCGGTGCCCTGATCATGACCCACAGCGACGACGATGGCTTGGTCCTGCCGCCGCGATTGGCACCGACGCAAGTTGTCTTGTTGCCGATCTACCGTGACGAGCAACAACGCGACTACGTTCTAGAATATGTCCATGACCTGAAGAAGGAACTGCAGTCTCAGACGATGGCGGGCGCTCCGATTCGCGTCGATATCGACGATCGCGATATGCGTGGTGGCGAAAAGAAATGGTACCACGTCAAGCGAGGCGTCCCGATTCGCGTCGAAGTCGGACCCAAAGATATCGCTAAACAAGCTGCCTTCGTTTCGCGTCGTGACACAGGGAAATCGGTTCCCCTTGGCCGCGAAGAATTGGTGGAATCGATCGGGGATTTGCTTGCCGATATCCAGCAGGAACTGTTCGATCGCGCTTTAAAGCATCGTGAAGACAATTCATGCAAGATCGATAACGAAGCCGATTTCCGAGCCTATTTCACGCCGAAGAATGAAGATTCACCGGAACCTCACGGTGGATTCGCGTATTGCTACTTCGCGGAGGAAAAGGATCTGGAACCGCTGCTGAAA